Within Candidatus Deferrimicrobiaceae bacterium, the genomic segment GCGGTTCGAGGCGGAGTTGCGCCGCGCCCGGAACTACTCGCATCCCCTGACACTCCTCCTGTTCGACATCGACCACTTCAAGAAGGTCAACGACACGTACGGGCACCCGGCGGGGGACCTCATCCTGGTCAAACTGGGACAGGTCCTCGCGGACGGGATCCGCAGTTCCGATTTCGCGGCCCGGTACGGAGGGGAGGAGTTCACCGTCGTGATGACGCAAGCCGACAAGGAGAAGGCGTACGCCTTCGCGGAAATCCTGAGGAGCACGGTGGAGTCGACGCAATTCCAGATTCCGGGTCAGGAACACCCCCTCAAGGTGACGATCAGCGGAGGCGTGGCGAACTTCCCCCAGGACGGGGGCTCGACGACCGACCTCATCCGCGTGGCGGACGAGGCCCTCTACCAGGCAAAGCAATCGGGACGGAACCGGATCGTCAAGGCGCAGCAGCTGGGTCTGGACGGGAAGCCTCTTCTGGAAGTGGAAGAGATCTAGGTGACCGGAGGGGACGGTTCTTCCGCCGGAAACAGTGATACACTGATGATCGTCCCGGGATCATCCGAAAAGGAGCCCATCTCTTGGCGAAAGCGGATCTCGCGAAACTGGAAGGAACGGTCACCGACACCAAGGGCGGCGGAAACTACATCATCACCCTGGAGAACGGGATGACCCTGTCGGCAAAGCTGAGCGGAACCCTGAAACGGTACAAGATCCGTGTCGT encodes:
- a CDS encoding GGDEF domain-containing protein; amino-acid sequence: RFEAELRRARNYSHPLTLLLFDIDHFKKVNDTYGHPAGDLILVKLGQVLADGIRSSDFAARYGGEEFTVVMTQADKEKAYAFAEILRSTVESTQFQIPGQEHPLKVTISGGVANFPQDGGSTTDLIRVADEALYQAKQSGRNRIVKAQQLGLDGKPLLEVEEI
- the infA gene encoding translation initiation factor IF-1 — protein: MAKADLAKLEGTVTDTKGGGNYIITLENGMTLSAKLSGTLKRYKIRVVRGDKVTVGVSPYDTTHGLILYRHNQ